In Arthrobacter citreus, a single genomic region encodes these proteins:
- a CDS encoding DUF1569 domain-containing protein — protein sequence MKNIFYLLNTEEILNRIDNLTPNSQPQWGKMDVAQMLAHCSAFQDIAMGNSFPKRSLLGRLVGRFAKPIFSNEKQVPRNMSTIPTILITDQKEFELEKEKLKQKIITFQKDGPEKCTTHPHPFFGKFSSEEWGIGIYKHLEHHLRQFGV from the coding sequence ATGAAAAATATCTTTTATCTCTTGAATACTGAGGAAATTTTAAACCGTATAGACAACTTAACCCCAAATTCACAACCGCAATGGGGAAAAATGGATGTTGCCCAAATGCTAGCTCATTGCTCAGCATTCCAAGATATAGCAATGGGAAATTCTTTTCCAAAAAGAAGTTTGTTAGGTCGATTAGTAGGTAGATTTGCTAAACCAATTTTTTCAAATGAAAAACAAGTCCCTCGTAATATGTCCACTATTCCTACTATTTTGATTACTGATCAAAAAGAATTCGAATTAGAAAAAGAGAAACTAAAGCAAAAAATTATTACTTTTCAAAAAGATGGTCCAGAGAAATGTACAACTCATCCACATCCTTTTTTCGGTAAATTTAGCTCTGAGGAATGGGGAATTGGAATTTACAAACATCTTGAACATCATTTAAGGCAGTTTGGGGTTTAG